A portion of the Sulfuricurvum kujiense DSM 16994 genome contains these proteins:
- a CDS encoding putative toxin-antitoxin system toxin component, PIN family, giving the protein MKIVLDTNIIVAALMSRNGIANALLIRLFEMDQKINVVSNPLILEMEAVLKRNENKVSCGNLDDGTIDLFIDDLCLISHHQKINFLWRPFLHDPQDDMVLETAFNSQAEIIVTYNLKDFTEVEKYFGIKIMTPKELYPLLGETK; this is encoded by the coding sequence ATGAAAATTGTTTTAGATACCAATATCATCGTAGCAGCACTTATGAGTCGAAACGGCATAGCCAATGCACTTCTCATTCGACTCTTTGAGATGGATCAAAAAATCAATGTCGTTTCGAATCCTTTAATCTTAGAGATGGAAGCAGTCTTGAAACGAAATGAAAACAAAGTGTCTTGCGGTAATTTGGATGACGGAACAATAGACCTATTTATCGATGATTTGTGTCTGATTTCACATCATCAGAAGATAAACTTTTTGTGGCGGCCGTTTTTGCATGATCCGCAGGATGATATGGTTTTAGAAACGGCTTTTAATTCCCAAGCTGAGATTATAGTCACTTACAATCTCAAAGACTTTACCGAAGTTGAAAAATATTTCGGTATTAAGATTATGACTCCCAAAGAGTTATATCCCTTATTAGGAGAAACAAAATGA
- the nifN gene encoding nitrogenase iron-molybdenum cofactor biosynthesis protein NifN: protein MEFSLSHHERKPLQVNPIKHSQPMGATLAFLGVKDCMALMHGAQGCASYTKVFFTRHFNEPIAVRNTSVSDITAVLDGGDYSILMAIENIQSKEKNLKPSMIGLHTTGLTETKGDDVRGVGMHIEIPYVFVNTPDYEGGMESGWALTVAAMIEQITAESTEVRANKLVLLPHLSMQPIEVEKIKCFCEDFGFETYALPDLSTSLDGYWEEGQGKLANGGITVDQIRELATSSVVVSIGTSMKKSAQALLKKNPSIEHLHFDHMMGLDGCDNFVAALMKIRHTEPKPLVKRWRSRLQDAMLDSHFLIGSSHFVVTGEPDMLVGICALLRSVGGTVVAAVSTTFSDALHLIEADNVFVGDLEDARRFFDEADMVISNFHAERILHSVEHTALVIRGFPNYEELGNQLKNDQLYEGSTYFLFEIANELRKVKHEH from the coding sequence ATGGAATTCTCCCTCTCACATCATGAACGCAAACCTCTGCAGGTTAATCCTATCAAACACTCCCAGCCGATGGGTGCAACCCTGGCATTTTTGGGGGTCAAAGACTGTATGGCTCTGATGCACGGAGCACAGGGATGCGCCTCGTACACCAAAGTTTTCTTCACCCGCCATTTCAACGAACCCATCGCCGTACGCAACACTTCGGTGAGCGATATCACCGCCGTACTCGACGGCGGGGATTACTCGATCCTGATGGCGATAGAAAATATCCAGTCTAAAGAGAAAAATCTCAAACCCAGCATGATCGGTCTGCACACGACGGGACTGACCGAGACCAAAGGGGATGATGTCCGCGGTGTCGGAATGCACATCGAGATCCCCTATGTCTTCGTCAATACTCCCGATTACGAAGGGGGGATGGAGAGCGGCTGGGCGCTCACGGTAGCGGCAATGATCGAACAGATCACCGCAGAATCAACCGAGGTCAGAGCGAATAAACTCGTACTGCTGCCTCACCTGAGCATGCAGCCTATCGAAGTCGAAAAAATCAAATGCTTTTGCGAGGACTTCGGGTTTGAGACCTATGCGCTTCCCGATCTCTCCACTTCGCTCGACGGATATTGGGAAGAGGGGCAGGGAAAACTTGCCAACGGCGGGATTACGGTTGATCAGATCCGTGAACTAGCAACCTCTTCGGTGGTCGTCTCCATCGGTACGTCGATGAAAAAATCGGCGCAGGCTCTGTTAAAGAAAAATCCCTCAATCGAGCATCTCCATTTTGACCATATGATGGGATTGGACGGGTGTGACAATTTTGTCGCTGCTCTGATGAAAATACGACACACGGAGCCAAAACCGTTGGTCAAGCGGTGGCGATCACGTCTGCAGGATGCGATGCTCGATTCTCATTTTCTGATCGGAAGTTCCCATTTCGTCGTTACGGGTGAGCCGGATATGCTCGTCGGTATCTGTGCGCTGCTCCGAAGTGTCGGCGGAACCGTCGTTGCAGCGGTATCTACGACGTTTAGCGACGCTCTTCACTTGATAGAAGCGGATAATGTATTTGTCGGTGATTTGGAAGATGCGCGCCGTTTCTTTGATGAGGCGGACATGGTTATCAGTAATTTCCATGCAGAACGAATCTTGCATAGTGTAGAACATACGGCTCTCGTTATCCGAGGATTCCCTAATTACGAAGAGTTAGGGAACCAGCTCAAAAACGATCAACTGTATGAAGGAAGCACATATTTTTTATTCGAGATCGCAAACGAATTGAGAAAGGTCAAACATGAACACTAA
- the nifX gene encoding nitrogen fixation protein NifX, producing the protein MNTKITVEGNGTMNSALKVAFATKDMEEINAHFGGAKEFVVYNVSKDGYEVSEVIKTDNAELEDDDKTDYRVRALKGVNIMYSESIGGTAAAKVIRAGIHPMKANNSTRIEEVLKELVKMINGNPPPWIKNIMQMQTEHDVRQDRWAEGE; encoded by the coding sequence ATGAACACTAAAATCACGGTAGAGGGGAATGGGACTATGAATAGCGCTTTAAAAGTTGCTTTTGCGACGAAAGATATGGAAGAGATCAATGCTCATTTCGGCGGGGCCAAAGAGTTTGTTGTATACAACGTATCCAAAGACGGATATGAAGTCTCCGAAGTCATAAAAACGGACAATGCCGAATTAGAAGATGATGATAAAACCGATTATCGTGTCCGAGCCCTTAAAGGGGTCAACATCATGTATTCGGAAAGTATCGGCGGAACGGCTGCGGCAAAAGTTATCCGAGCCGGCATACATCCGATGAAAGCGAATAACTCGACACGAATCGAAGAGGTTCTAAAAGAGCTGGTAAAAATGATCAACGGCAATCCTCCGCCGTGGATCAAAAACATTATGCAAATGCAGACCGAACACGACGTACGTCAAGACCGATGGGCAGAAGGCGAGTAA
- a CDS encoding NifX-associated nitrogen fixation protein produces the protein MEAEKKLSDFGLEIVRQIRALDQFGNWAKIGDEELLIKKYVKTKEELKLVPLIADIDEMMINDIKMIYKAVALSFERKTGVVCNVIMEMSHEGFGRCAVIADRICIVNKYFKDAHRFSYRTLDALFEDGDKTLSSAIEIYEQYKPCIQQG, from the coding sequence ATGGAAGCAGAAAAAAAATTAAGTGATTTCGGACTAGAAATCGTTCGTCAGATCCGTGCACTCGATCAATTCGGAAACTGGGCAAAGATCGGCGATGAAGAGTTGCTGATCAAAAAGTATGTCAAAACCAAAGAGGAACTCAAATTGGTTCCGTTGATTGCAGACATTGATGAGATGATGATCAATGACATCAAGATGATCTATAAAGCGGTTGCATTGTCGTTTGAACGTAAAACAGGGGTCGTCTGTAACGTTATTATGGAGATGAGCCATGAAGGGTTCGGACGATGTGCCGTTATTGCCGATCGTATCTGTATCGTCAATAAATATTTCAAAGATGCGCACCGCTTCAGTTATCGAACGCTTGATGCACTCTTTGAAGACGGAGATAAAACACTCTCAAGCGCGATTGAGATTTATGAACAATATAAACCGTGTATACAACAAGGATAA
- a CDS encoding flavodoxin, producing the protein MAKVGIFFGSSSGVTRGAAELLADQFKGAELIDMEEDFDGIDQFEDFDVLLLGSSTWGQGDPQRDWVDPLYELDNDRPDLEGKKVAFFGAGDQKTHGEHFISALGKMHDLFTSLGASAYGFIPTSGYDYEFSLAERDGKFCGLGIDDVNQEDLTEERVIGWANQLKSEMGL; encoded by the coding sequence ATGGCAAAAGTAGGAATTTTTTTCGGTAGCAGTAGCGGTGTCACACGAGGTGCGGCAGAACTTCTTGCGGATCAGTTCAAAGGTGCTGAATTGATCGATATGGAAGAAGATTTTGACGGGATCGATCAATTCGAGGATTTCGATGTATTGCTTCTGGGCTCATCCACATGGGGGCAGGGCGATCCTCAGCGTGACTGGGTTGATCCGCTATATGAACTCGATAACGATCGTCCCGATTTGGAAGGGAAAAAAGTAGCTTTCTTCGGTGCGGGTGACCAAAAAACCCACGGCGAACACTTTATAAGCGCTTTGGGGAAAATGCACGATCTTTTCACCTCACTCGGTGCAAGTGCATACGGTTTCATTCCGACAAGCGGATACGACTATGAGTTTTCCCTCGCGGAACGTGACGGAAAATTCTGCGGATTAGGGATTGACGATGTCAATCAGGAAGATTTGACCGAAGAGAGAGTTATCGGTTGGGCAAACCAGCTCAAAAGTGAGATGGGATTATAA
- a CDS encoding nitrogenase-stabilizing/protective protein NifW — protein MGTLAEFQKITDTEDFFDFFDLAYDERLVQVKRFHMMKKFGELVDKAKGHDMGSDEKLLEYYKFALITVYKNFENGYSPSAADVWEMFDKPSACGTCSTSSSCSSVEEVSHGVHACVSQNTVSF, from the coding sequence ATGGGAACGTTAGCTGAATTTCAAAAAATCACCGATACCGAAGATTTTTTTGATTTTTTCGATCTTGCATACGATGAGCGTTTGGTTCAGGTAAAACGTTTTCATATGATGAAAAAATTTGGAGAATTGGTGGATAAAGCTAAAGGGCACGATATGGGAAGCGATGAAAAATTGCTTGAATATTACAAGTTCGCTTTGATTACCGTTTATAAGAATTTTGAAAACGGGTACAGCCCGTCAGCAGCCGATGTCTGGGAGATGTTCGATAAGCCGAGTGCTTGCGGTACCTGTTCCACATCAAGCAGCTGCAGTAGCGTAGAGGAGGTCAGTCATGGAGTCCACGCCTGCGTCAGCCAAAACACCGTTAGTTTCTGA
- a CDS encoding nitrogen fixation protein NifZ, with the protein MESTPASAKTPLVSEEDMPIDEAARKTNLYKMSTKDEILSLYRIGQRVRLTKSIRNDGTYPHAAVGDILVEAGAEGYVRAIGDFLQTIRVYEVNFIEEGLIFGCREAELESALEDDGYDEVAEELRWIKEHRAKKAAEKAAQSQEEGE; encoded by the coding sequence ATGGAGTCCACGCCTGCGTCAGCCAAAACACCGTTAGTTTCTGAAGAGGATATGCCGATTGATGAGGCAGCCCGTAAAACCAATCTCTATAAAATGTCCACTAAAGACGAGATTCTTTCTCTTTACAGAATCGGGCAGAGAGTACGATTAACCAAATCGATCCGAAATGACGGGACCTACCCCCATGCGGCAGTCGGAGACATTCTTGTAGAAGCGGGAGCGGAAGGGTATGTCCGTGCCATAGGTGATTTTCTTCAGACCATCCGGGTATATGAAGTCAATTTTATCGAAGAGGGGCTGATCTTCGGGTGCCGCGAAGCGGAATTAGAGAGTGCTCTGGAAGATGACGGATACGATGAAGTGGCCGAAGAACTCCGATGGATAAAAGAACATCGCGCTAAAAAAGCTGCTGAAAAAGCGGCGCAATCTCAAGAAGAGGGGGAGTAA
- a CDS encoding 2Fe-2S iron-sulfur cluster-binding protein produces MVSVIFCGFAEGQNKRVYAKSGDVLLRVAQSNGIVIPTDCTDGMCGSCVVRIEDIATDESMDSNAEEYASKGKAVYMEDKELETLVSMGAITKKEAEIAQQFNRPTPVRLACQCVIKDAILVKPY; encoded by the coding sequence ATGGTCAGTGTCATTTTTTGCGGCTTCGCTGAAGGTCAAAATAAACGTGTTTACGCAAAATCCGGTGATGTATTACTGCGTGTTGCCCAAAGCAACGGTATTGTAATCCCGACAGATTGTACAGACGGTATGTGCGGAAGCTGTGTTGTACGTATTGAAGACATTGCTACTGATGAATCAATGGACTCAAATGCTGAAGAATACGCATCAAAAGGCAAAGCAGTCTATATGGAAGATAAAGAGCTTGAAACATTAGTTTCAATGGGCGCTATCACCAAAAAAGAGGCTGAAATCGCTCAACAGTTCAATCGTCCGACTCCGGTACGTTTGGCTTGTCAATGCGTAATAAAAGACGCGATACTGGTCAAACCGTACTAA
- a CDS encoding 2Fe-2S iron-sulfur cluster binding domain-containing protein, whose amino-acid sequence MTTRVEIMNDFLAINVIPGKTIQDIVEASGSALPFGCRDGECGTCVVMIESGMEYMSPVTDKEKAVLKTLNESNPKARLACQMKVIAPNGLVRIKY is encoded by the coding sequence ATGACAACACGTGTAGAAATTATGAATGACTTTTTGGCGATCAACGTTATTCCGGGCAAAACGATCCAAGATATCGTTGAAGCTTCAGGAAGTGCGCTTCCTTTCGGATGCCGTGACGGTGAATGCGGTACCTGTGTCGTAATGATCGAATCAGGAATGGAATATATGAGTCCTGTTACTGATAAAGAGAAAGCGGTACTTAAAACGCTTAACGAAAGCAATCCGAAAGCTCGTCTTGCTTGTCAAATGAAAGTCATCGCACCAAACGGATTGGTACGTATTAAATATTAA
- the rpoN gene encoding RNA polymerase factor sigma-54: MQTTLSYKQKQLPRLSMQTWLPLLQCSLNDLEKHLQVITNENPCLEVKSGFEESNTSAGGGAAYGAFQNYVSNASSDQIEWLSISSTSLYEKLDEQIVAPLFPTPISQKIARQIVYYISDEGYFEGSVEEVAQQCDTDAHTVERVRQRFAHLEPSGVGAVDYKESFLFQLSDHDLDDELSILLSAMILQFDKMEKFINHPRLHDAKHVLQHLRNPPALEYMEPETQITPDLFVEFSGSELNIRINHAFYPDLQVNMIDKYDNFARQKFKEARELVKLLDLRKATLYNVALVLLEKQYGFFMGGELKPLRLQDVADELGFNESTISRAIADKYIQTERGLYAFKDFFSNSIGEVSTSEIKHFLKRLVTSENKDDPFSDKTLHEMIEERFGVKMVRRVIAKYRQELDIPSYKERLFLYKLELL, encoded by the coding sequence ATGCAAACAACACTTTCATATAAACAAAAACAATTACCAAGATTATCGATGCAGACGTGGCTTCCGCTACTTCAATGCTCGCTCAATGACCTAGAAAAACACCTTCAGGTAATTACGAATGAGAACCCTTGCCTGGAAGTAAAATCGGGCTTTGAAGAGTCTAATACTTCCGCAGGGGGAGGCGCAGCCTACGGAGCATTTCAAAACTATGTATCCAACGCTTCCAGCGATCAGATCGAATGGTTGAGTATCTCCTCTACCTCTCTCTACGAAAAACTCGACGAGCAGATCGTAGCACCGCTTTTTCCGACACCGATTTCGCAAAAGATCGCACGTCAGATCGTCTATTACATCAGCGATGAGGGATATTTTGAGGGAAGCGTCGAAGAGGTGGCACAGCAGTGCGATACCGATGCCCATACCGTAGAACGGGTCCGTCAGCGTTTTGCCCATCTCGAGCCTTCCGGTGTCGGTGCGGTGGATTACAAAGAGTCGTTTTTATTCCAGCTCAGCGATCATGATCTGGATGATGAACTGAGCATTTTGCTCAGTGCGATGATTTTGCAGTTTGACAAAATGGAAAAATTTATCAACCATCCGCGGCTTCACGATGCCAAACATGTTTTACAGCATCTTCGCAACCCGCCTGCATTGGAGTATATGGAACCGGAGACGCAGATCACTCCCGATCTTTTTGTCGAATTTTCGGGTTCGGAACTCAATATCCGTATCAACCATGCGTTTTATCCGGACTTGCAGGTCAATATGATCGATAAATACGATAATTTTGCCCGTCAAAAATTCAAAGAGGCGCGCGAACTGGTCAAACTGCTTGACCTGCGCAAAGCGACCCTTTATAACGTCGCATTGGTTCTGCTTGAGAAACAGTACGGCTTTTTTATGGGTGGGGAGCTTAAACCGCTGCGTCTTCAGGATGTTGCCGATGAGTTAGGCTTTAACGAATCGACGATCTCACGGGCGATTGCCGACAAATACATTCAGACGGAACGGGGCTTGTACGCGTTTAAAGACTTTTTCTCCAATTCGATCGGCGAAGTCTCAACCTCGGAGATCAAACATTTTCTCAAACGTCTTGTCACGAGCGAGAATAAAGACGACCCTTTCAGCGATAAAACGCTTCATGAGATGATTGAAGAGCGTTTCGGGGTCAAGATGGTGCGCCGCGTCATCGCCAAATACCGTCAGGAACTCGATATCCCATCCTATAAAGAGCGGTTGTTTTTGTACAAGCTCGAACTCCTTTAG
- a CDS encoding DNA polymerase Y family protein, protein MIIHLDLDCFFASCERVRNPSLEGKCVAVGGRGDPFIFDKKPSHAKKLMTVNSGAFVPSLFHAEHDSRHYFKDGDKMRGIITTASYEARAYGIKTAMSVHEALRLCPHLILLPPNHLLYHTMSHELMEYLSTLIPVMEQYSIDEMFGDLGGWIDDVDTYEFVRHLQNQISVEFKLPVSIGASRSKWIAKLATSSAKPYGVRVVHAEEIESFVKDIPIGDFPGVGKAFSQKMERYGIKSIGNAWKSDALIRSWGTHGRDLYARLRGEDNERVQPSRSRKGIGISRSMDHPVQERDELFRRIHILVRHWSHTIMKLGVNPTTYSFSLGYENWGSSKKQYTLYRLFNETFLQSFTIEKFRELDVYPHIRVRYIAMSATKFIHHDPKTFNILEYENDMKMRSLSDALTTIRDKYGMDIVRGGGEL, encoded by the coding sequence ATGATTATTCATTTAGACCTTGACTGTTTTTTTGCCTCCTGCGAACGGGTTCGAAATCCCTCATTAGAGGGGAAATGCGTGGCCGTCGGAGGGCGGGGCGATCCGTTTATCTTTGACAAGAAACCCTCCCATGCCAAAAAACTGATGACGGTGAATTCGGGAGCTTTCGTCCCCTCACTCTTTCATGCGGAGCACGACAGCCGACACTATTTTAAAGACGGGGATAAAATGCGGGGGATTATCACGACCGCGAGCTATGAAGCACGTGCATACGGGATAAAAACCGCTATGAGCGTGCATGAAGCTCTCCGTCTTTGTCCCCATCTCATCCTCCTGCCGCCGAATCATCTGCTGTATCATACGATGAGTCATGAACTGATGGAGTATCTCTCGACGCTTATCCCCGTGATGGAGCAGTACAGCATCGATGAGATGTTTGGTGATCTTGGCGGATGGATCGATGATGTCGATACGTATGAGTTTGTCCGGCACCTCCAAAATCAAATCAGCGTAGAGTTTAAATTGCCCGTCTCTATCGGTGCAAGCCGTTCCAAATGGATTGCGAAGCTCGCAACATCTTCCGCCAAGCCTTACGGTGTGCGCGTCGTCCACGCAGAGGAGATCGAATCGTTTGTCAAAGATATTCCCATCGGTGACTTTCCCGGTGTGGGCAAAGCATTTTCTCAGAAAATGGAGCGTTACGGGATCAAGAGTATCGGTAATGCCTGGAAATCGGATGCTCTTATCCGATCTTGGGGAACACACGGACGCGATCTTTATGCGCGGCTCAGAGGCGAGGACAATGAGAGGGTACAGCCAAGCCGATCTAGAAAAGGGATAGGGATATCCAGATCGATGGATCATCCGGTACAGGAGAGGGATGAGCTTTTCCGCCGTATTCACATTTTGGTACGCCATTGGAGCCATACCATCATGAAGCTGGGGGTGAATCCTACGACGTACTCTTTTTCATTGGGATATGAAAACTGGGGAAGCTCCAAAAAACAATACACCCTGTATCGTCTCTTTAATGAGACGTTTCTCCAATCTTTTACGATAGAGAAATTCAGAGAGCTTGATGTTTATCCTCATATACGTGTCCGTTACATCGCCATGAGTGCTACAAAATTTATCCATCATGACCCGAAAACATTTAATATTTTAGAATATGAAAATGATATGAAAATGCGCAGTCTTAGCGATGCGTTAACCACTATCAGGGACAAATACGGGATGGATATTGTACGAGGGGGCGGTGAGCTGTGA
- a CDS encoding diguanylate cyclase domain-containing protein, which translates to MKTLKSSFSEYFANKRIEQTPYYLIALLTFNMIVVVTIAIVLLYNLGFERQKNRLVELVETQAVMINIVAQQEFLLYDGISVETKKKLAVNVIQKIAEAHYRYGGFGQTGEFTLGRRDGDKIQFLIKQRHYKMSKPTAIPWKSELGEPMRQALKGEKGTIIAFDYRGETVLAAYEPIKDLGWGIVAKIDISEIRAPYIKAAEYAFGLTILLALIGSLIFWYFLHTLVQDIEDSRHFNRMLIANSSAGLALCSLDGKILDANKSFLKIIALSSKRIRGLSYFDCISEDAVVFEKEQFRALIQNKHIDPYESTYIGKSGEAVPVKISGKLIMIKAQPYVWLSVDNIKEYKRREAELLLSDAVFHNTSEVIFVTDTSKKIIKINEAFTAVTGFSEEEVLGKDPRILKSGKHDRHFYDEMFHTINSTGKWRGEIWNKRKNGELFPSLQSISAIRDETGKLIRYVAVLSDITLQKAYEEKLLIDSHHDVLTGLPNRLFFNQVFTQVLARSERNHQIFALFFIDLNQFKEVNDTYGHECGDILLKTVAKRLKETIRSDDFVARLGGDEFTIILETIKTKEEAVSVAKTLLDKTEQPIVLENCDIIPSISIGIAFYPQDGADASTLLKSADKAMYHAKHETIVHFTLCSEL; encoded by the coding sequence TAGAGACGCAAGCCGTGATGATAAATATCGTAGCGCAGCAAGAATTTTTACTCTACGACGGCATTTCAGTCGAGACGAAAAAAAAGCTGGCTGTAAATGTCATTCAAAAAATAGCCGAAGCCCACTATCGATACGGAGGATTTGGACAGACGGGGGAATTTACTCTCGGAAGACGTGATGGGGATAAAATCCAGTTTCTGATTAAACAACGCCATTATAAAATGAGCAAACCGACGGCAATCCCATGGAAATCGGAGCTTGGCGAGCCTATGCGCCAAGCGCTGAAAGGGGAAAAAGGGACGATAATAGCATTCGACTACAGAGGCGAAACCGTTTTGGCAGCGTATGAACCGATCAAAGATTTAGGATGGGGGATCGTTGCTAAAATAGACATATCCGAAATCCGTGCCCCCTATATCAAAGCGGCGGAATACGCATTTGGATTAACGATCTTATTAGCATTGATCGGCAGTCTTATTTTTTGGTATTTTCTCCATACGCTGGTACAGGATATCGAAGATTCGCGCCATTTTAACCGGATGTTGATCGCCAATTCATCCGCCGGGTTGGCACTTTGTTCTTTAGACGGAAAAATTCTCGATGCGAACAAAAGTTTTTTAAAAATAATCGCCCTTTCCAGTAAACGGATTCGGGGACTAAGTTACTTTGATTGCATATCGGAGGATGCCGTCGTATTTGAAAAAGAGCAGTTTCGTGCATTGATACAAAACAAACATATTGATCCGTATGAAAGTACCTATATCGGTAAAAGCGGTGAAGCCGTACCGGTCAAAATCTCAGGCAAACTTATTATGATCAAGGCTCAGCCCTATGTATGGCTGAGTGTAGACAATATAAAAGAGTATAAAAGACGCGAAGCGGAACTCTTATTGTCCGATGCCGTTTTTCACAATACGAGCGAAGTGATTTTTGTCACCGATACTTCCAAAAAAATTATCAAAATCAACGAAGCGTTTACAGCCGTAACGGGATTTAGCGAAGAAGAAGTCTTAGGAAAAGATCCCCGTATTCTAAAATCGGGCAAACACGATCGCCATTTTTATGACGAAATGTTTCATACGATTAACAGTACAGGAAAATGGCGCGGCGAAATATGGAATAAACGGAAAAACGGTGAACTCTTCCCCTCATTGCAAAGTATCTCGGCTATTCGGGATGAAACAGGAAAACTGATACGCTATGTAGCGGTCTTAAGCGATATCACCCTTCAAAAAGCGTATGAGGAGAAACTGCTTATAGACTCCCATCATGACGTTTTGACGGGTTTGCCGAATCGTCTTTTTTTTAATCAGGTATTTACTCAGGTACTTGCCAGATCCGAACGGAATCATCAGATATTCGCCCTCTTTTTTATCGACCTCAATCAGTTTAAAGAGGTTAATGACACTTACGGACATGAGTGCGGGGATATCCTTTTAAAAACAGTCGCTAAACGGCTGAAAGAAACTATCCGTTCCGATGATTTTGTCGCCCGTTTAGGAGGCGATGAATTTACCATTATCCTCGAAACCATCAAGACTAAAGAGGAAGCGGTATCAGTTGCAAAAACACTTCTGGATAAAACCGAACAGCCTATCGTACTTGAGAATTGCGACATCATTCCCTCCATCAGCATCGGTATCGCCTTTTATCCTCAGGACGGTGCGGATGCATCGACATTGCTCAAATCTGCCGATAAAGCAATGTATCATGCAAAACATGAGACCATAGTGCATTTTACACTGTGCAGTGAATTGTGA